The Acidobacteriota bacterium DNA window CGGTCGAATGCATGCGCAGGGAACGGTCCTGGACGAGGCGGCTCCGGATCGTCCCCTGGTCCTGTCTCACCGACCCTTCCACGATGGCCCAGTACTTGCGTTCGATGTCGTGCCGGCTGAAGATGTCCTGGAGCGCCGACTGCACCGGCTCCGATTTGGCGAAGACGAGGATGCCGCTGGCGAACTTGTCGAGGCGGTGGACGATATAGAGCCGGCGCCGCGGTTCACGCGCCTTGACGTAGGCGCGCAGGTAGGCGTACGCGGTGCGTTCCTTCTCGTGCAGCGTGGCGACGGTCAGAAGCCCCGTCGGCTTGCGGATGACGAGCAGGGCGTCGTCTTCGTGGAGGATTTCGAGCCCGCGGGGGAGCGGCGAGGGGGCCGTGCGGCCGCCGATTTCGACGGTGTCGCCGGGGGAGAGCGGGTGCGCGGCGAGCCGGCGGATTTCGCCGTTGACCCTGACGCGCCCCTGGGCCAGCATCTGCCGCAGGGTGCGGCGCGAGGCGCCGGGGACCAGGCGCTCCAGGTCCTCGAGGAGGGAACTCGGTCCGGGGACTACGGCTTTCATCGCGGCCGGCCGGTCAGCCCTGGTTGCAGACGAGGAGCCGGGTGCTGTCGGCGAAGCGCACGGTGATCTTGTTGGGAGGGACGAAGGCCTGGACGCACCCCCGCCCGAAGGTGGCGTGCTCGATCCAGTCCCCCTCGGCGAAGTTCCCCGACATGCTGTATTTCTTGTGGGGCTTGGTGCTCGCTTCCTGCATCACCTCTTCCCACGTCTGCCGGGCCTTCTTGGCCGGCGTCTTCCTGGGGGCCTTTTCCTTCTTGGCCGCGGGGTCCTTGGCCGCCGCGCTCTTCGACACGGGCTTTTCGGCGCGGTAGTTGTGTTCCCCGTTGCACGTATTGCACTTGACGCGGCGGGGTTTGGCCCCCTGCATCGTCACGACCGTGTGATCCAGGACCAGTTTACACTTGGTGCAGTATGCCTCGACTTCCGAACCCACATCTATTTTGCTCATTCAATTATATTATCACAATGCACGCAAATGGTTAACCAGAATTTGAGCCCCCGGGGGCGGCGTATTTCATCCGGTACCACAAAATCCCCAGAATCGTCTTTGCGTCCTCGATCTCCCCGGTCTCGATCATTTCGAGACACTCGGCCAGGGTGCGGGGTTCGACCGTGATGTGTTCCCCCTCCTCGAGCCGCTGCCCGGTCGGGGCCAGGTCGCGGGCGACGAAAAGGTGGATCGATTCGTCGCAGAACCCGGGGGAGGTATAGAAGGCGCATTCGTGCGTCAGGCTCCCGGCCGAGCGGCCGATCTCCTCCTCCAGTTCGCGCGCCATGGTGTCCCTGGGGCTCTGGCCGCTGTCGAGCTTCCCGGCGGGGAGCTCGAAGATGAATTTCCCCAGGGGGTAGCGGAACTGGCGGATGAGCAGGACCCGGCCGTCCCCGAGGACCGGGACCGCGGCCACCCCGCCGGGGTGGCGCACCACCTCGCGGATCGTCTCGGCCCCCGATTCCTGCCGGATGGTGTCGACATGAAGATCGACGATTCTTCCGCTGTAGACCTCGCGGTGATCCAGGATATCCGCTTCCGGGTTCCCGTGCGCCATATTTCCTCCTCGCCGTGCAAGCATACCGCAGGGGGGGCGGAAGCCCCAGCCAAATTGGAGCCGGGGGGACGCGGGCACTCTTTTTTCTCCCCGGCCGCGGGCCCTTTGCTACACTGTGTGTTTCGAATTCGGGCGGAGCGAGACATTGTCCACGGAAATTGACGAAATCCTGGGGCCGGGGGGCGCCGTTGCCCGGTGCCTTCCATCCTACGAGAACCGCCCGGGCCAGGTCCGGATGGCGCAGGCGGTGGCCGCCGCCATCGAGGAGGGCCGGCACCTCTGCGTGGAGGCGGGGACCGGCACCGGGAAAACCCTCGCCTACCTCCTCCCCGCCATTTTTTCGGGGAAGCGGGTGGTGATCTCCACCGCGACCAAGAACCTCCAGGAACAGCTCTTTTTCAAGGACGTTCCCTTCCTGGAGCAGGCGCTGGGGCGGACTTTGTCGGTCTGCTACATGAAGGGGCGGGGCAATTACCTCTGCCTCAGCAAGCTCGAGGAGATCGACAAGGAAGCCTATCTCTTCACCCCCCACGACCCCGAATACATCAGGATCATCAAGGACTGGGCGCGCACGACCGGGACCGGCGACCGCGCCGAACTCCGCGACCTGCCCGAGGAGCTGCCGCTGTGGCGGCTGCTCGACGCGCGGCGCGAAACCTGCTCGGGGCAGAAGTGCCGCAATTTCGAGAACTGCTTCGTCACCCTGGTCCGGCAGCTGGCGCTGGAGTCGGACATCGTCATCGTCAACCACCATCTCTTCTTCGCCGACCTGTCGCTGCGCCAGGGGGATTTCGGCGCCGTGCTCCCCGACTACGCCGTCCTGGTTTTTGACGAGGCGCACGAGATCGAGGACGTGGCGACCCAGTACTTCGGGACGATGGTGAGCAACTACCGGATCGAGGAACTGGTGCGGGACGCCGAGCGGGCGCTCGTCGAGACCGGGAGCGGCTCGGCCTACCTCTCGGCGCAGCTCGCGCGGCTGTCGGAACGCTCCTCGGCCTTCTTCTCCTGCTTCCTCCGCCGGGAGGGGCGGTACGCCCTGGAGCCGCTGGGGGACGCCGCCGGACCCCGGCGGGGGCCGGGGCACGGCGACATCCTGGGGGAAGCCTACCGGGGTCTCCTGCTGCAGCTGGACGGGGTGAGGAAGGGGCTCGCCGACCTCCCGGTCGCGAGCGAAAGCCTGGAAGCGCTGGTGCGCCGGGCGCGCGAGCTGGAGAACGAACTCGCCGAGATCATGGAATCGGATTCGGACGAGCATGTCTACTGGTGCGAAATCCGGGGGAGGGGGGTCTTTCTCTGGGCATCGCCCATCGATATCGCCCCGCTGCTCGGGGAGCGGCTCTTCTCGCAGGTGAACTCGGCCATCCTGACCAGCGCCACCCTGTCGACAGGGGGGGATTTCTCCTTCATCAAGTCGCGCCTCGGGCTTGGCGACGCCGAGGAGCTCCTCCTCCCCTCCCACTTCGACTTCTCCCGGCAAGCCATTCTTTACGTGCCGCGGGCGCTGCCGGAACCGCGGGAGGAAGGGTGGGTGCGCGAAGCCTCCCGGGAACTGGAGCGGATCCTCGAGGCCAGCAGGGGGCGCGCCTTCGTGCTCTTCACCAGCTACGCCCAGATGGAGCAGGTCTACCGCTCGCTCCGGCACCGGCTTCGATTCCCGACGATGATCCAGGGGGAGAAGAGCAAATCGGGGCTGCTGGACGCCTTCCGCTCCACGCCCAACGCGGTCCTGTTCGCCACGAGCAGCTTCTGGCAGGGGGTGGACGTGCAGGGGGAACAGCTGAGCTCGGTCATCATCGACAAGCTCCCCTTTTCCGTTCCCAGCGATCCGGTGGTCGCCGCGCGGATCGCGCGGATCAACGCCGCAGGCGGCAACGCCTTTTACCAATACCAGATCCCCGCGGCGA harbors:
- a CDS encoding RluA family pseudouridine synthase; the encoded protein is MKAVVPGPSSLLEDLERLVPGASRRTLRQMLAQGRVRVNGEIRRLAAHPLSPGDTVEIGGRTAPSPLPRGLEILHEDDALLVIRKPTGLLTVATLHEKERTAYAYLRAYVKAREPRRRLYIVHRLDKFASGILVFAKSEPVQSALQDIFSRHDIERKYWAIVEGSVRQDQGTIRSRLVQDRSLRMHST
- a CDS encoding NUDIX hydrolase, translating into MAHGNPEADILDHREVYSGRIVDLHVDTIRQESGAETIREVVRHPGGVAAVPVLGDGRVLLIRQFRYPLGKFIFELPAGKLDSGQSPRDTMARELEEEIGRSAGSLTHECAFYTSPGFCDESIHLFVARDLAPTGQRLEEGEHITVEPRTLAECLEMIETGEIEDAKTILGILWYRMKYAAPGGSNSG
- a CDS encoding ATP-dependent DNA helicase gives rise to the protein MCFEFGRSETLSTEIDEILGPGGAVARCLPSYENRPGQVRMAQAVAAAIEEGRHLCVEAGTGTGKTLAYLLPAIFSGKRVVISTATKNLQEQLFFKDVPFLEQALGRTLSVCYMKGRGNYLCLSKLEEIDKEAYLFTPHDPEYIRIIKDWARTTGTGDRAELRDLPEELPLWRLLDARRETCSGQKCRNFENCFVTLVRQLALESDIVIVNHHLFFADLSLRQGDFGAVLPDYAVLVFDEAHEIEDVATQYFGTMVSNYRIEELVRDAERALVETGSGSAYLSAQLARLSERSSAFFSCFLRREGRYALEPLGDAAGPRRGPGHGDILGEAYRGLLLQLDGVRKGLADLPVASESLEALVRRARELENELAEIMESDSDEHVYWCEIRGRGVFLWASPIDIAPLLGERLFSQVNSAILTSATLSTGGDFSFIKSRLGLGDAEELLLPSHFDFSRQAILYVPRALPEPREEGWVREASRELERILEASRGRAFVLFTSYAQMEQVYRSLRHRLRFPTMIQGEKSKSGLLDAFRSTPNAVLFATSSFWQGVDVQGEQLSSVIIDKLPFSVPSDPVVAARIARINAAGGNAFYQYQIPAATILLKQGMGRLIRSRADRGILALLDKRVLTKSYGKMFLKSLPPAPLTHDPATMEAFLREEPVF